A genomic region of Caulobacter sp. NIBR2454 contains the following coding sequences:
- a CDS encoding methyl-accepting chemotaxis protein: MKFFKGFGASVDTKADKDLAGTMAAISRSQAVIEFNLDGTIITANENFSAAMGYSLGEIEGRHHSMFVDRVEAAGAEYADFWRELNRGAFVASKFRRFAKGGREIWLQASYNPVLDDEGRPYKVIKLAVDITEAEQAFARSEAERQRAEREQSEVVDVLAASLRRLADRDLTATVDADVGDAYQKLKDDYNGAVQSVRETLAAISDATGALRSGADEISRASDDLSRRTEQQAASLEETAAALDEIAATVTRSAEGARMASSKATDARADGERSGAVVRQAVEAMGQIENSSREIAQIIGVIDEIAFQTNLLALNAGVEAARAGEAGKGFAVVASEVRALAQRSAEAAKEIKALINTSTDQVEHGVKLVGETGAALSGIIGKVAEIDSLLSEIARSAHEQATGLGQVNSAVNQMDQVTQQNAAMVEEATAAAANLTTESRELARLVSQFQTGGRPDDAAFNPVADARSRLRVLVG; this comes from the coding sequence ATGAAGTTCTTCAAAGGGTTCGGCGCGAGCGTCGATACCAAGGCGGATAAGGATCTCGCCGGCACCATGGCGGCCATCAGCCGGTCGCAAGCGGTGATCGAGTTCAATCTCGACGGCACGATCATCACCGCCAACGAGAACTTCTCCGCCGCCATGGGCTACAGCCTCGGCGAGATCGAGGGCCGCCACCACAGCATGTTCGTCGATCGGGTCGAAGCGGCCGGCGCCGAATACGCGGACTTCTGGCGCGAATTGAACCGCGGCGCCTTCGTCGCCAGTAAGTTTCGCCGCTTTGCTAAGGGCGGTCGCGAGATCTGGCTGCAGGCTTCCTACAACCCTGTGCTGGATGACGAGGGGCGGCCCTACAAGGTCATCAAGCTGGCGGTCGATATCACTGAAGCCGAGCAGGCCTTCGCTCGTAGCGAAGCTGAGCGCCAGCGCGCCGAGCGTGAACAATCGGAGGTGGTCGACGTGCTGGCGGCCAGCCTGCGCCGACTGGCTGATCGCGACCTGACCGCCACGGTCGACGCCGATGTTGGCGACGCCTATCAGAAGCTCAAGGACGACTATAACGGCGCGGTGCAAAGCGTGCGTGAGACACTCGCCGCCATTTCCGACGCCACGGGCGCGCTACGCAGTGGGGCCGACGAAATATCCCGCGCGTCCGATGACCTGTCGCGCCGCACCGAGCAGCAGGCCGCTTCTCTGGAGGAGACGGCCGCCGCCCTGGACGAGATCGCGGCCACAGTCACCCGCAGCGCCGAAGGGGCGCGCATGGCCTCATCCAAGGCTACTGATGCGCGGGCCGATGGGGAACGCTCCGGCGCTGTGGTGCGCCAGGCGGTGGAGGCCATGGGTCAGATCGAAAACTCCTCGCGTGAGATCGCGCAGATCATCGGCGTCATCGACGAGATCGCCTTCCAGACCAATCTGCTCGCCCTGAACGCGGGCGTCGAAGCGGCGCGGGCGGGCGAAGCTGGCAAGGGATTCGCCGTCGTCGCCTCCGAAGTACGCGCCCTTGCGCAGCGCTCGGCCGAGGCGGCCAAAGAGATCAAGGCGCTGATCAACACCTCGACCGATCAGGTCGAACATGGGGTCAAGCTTGTCGGCGAAACCGGCGCGGCCCTGTCGGGCATTATCGGCAAGGTCGCCGAGATCGACAGCCTTCTGTCGGAAATCGCTCGTTCCGCGCATGAACAGGCGACGGGCCTTGGTCAGGTCAACAGTGCGGTCAACCAGATGGATCAGGTGACCCAGCAGAACGCCGCCATGGTTGAGGAGGCGACAGCCGCCGCCGCCAACCTGACCACCGAGTCACGGGAACTGGCGCGCCTGGTCAGTCAATTCCAGACCGGAGGGCGTCCTGACGATGCTGCGTTCAATCCGGTCGCCGACGCCCGCAGCCGTTTGAGGGTCCTCGTGGGATAG
- a CDS encoding response regulator, translated as MQNAAPLILIVEDDLLVRMVAAAALEDAGYSVLEADCALEALEVLAGRSGVSVLFTDINMPGMNGLQLARVASERHPGLMVLLTSGYEQPSAEDIPPRGRFLPKPYLPEQMTAVVSALAA; from the coding sequence ATGCAGAATGCGGCCCCCCTTATCCTGATTGTCGAAGATGACCTGCTTGTACGCATGGTCGCGGCCGCCGCGCTCGAAGACGCAGGCTACTCAGTCCTGGAGGCCGATTGCGCCCTGGAGGCGCTTGAGGTCCTAGCTGGCCGAAGCGGTGTGTCTGTGTTGTTCACCGACATCAACATGCCAGGCATGAACGGTCTGCAGCTGGCGCGCGTCGCCAGCGAGCGACACCCTGGACTGATGGTGCTCCTGACGTCCGGCTACGAGCAGCCGTCCGCTGAGGATATCCCTCCGCGCGGTCGGTTCCTGCCAAAGCCATACCTGCCCGAGCAGATGACGGCGGTGGTTTCGGCGCTCGCCGCCTGA
- a CDS encoding oxygenase MpaB family protein: protein MPDLRLAIQAQVRQLMGPGPAAEAPDPGDDVGLFGPDAACWRVHGDFTSMMVGGVSALLLQMLHPGALAGVWDHSNFRQDMTGRLRRTAQFISGTTYGSTLKATSLIDRVRSIHDRVSGLLADGTAYSANDPDLLTWVHVAEVSSFLRAFVRHRDPTFSPADQDRYFDEVAVIAERLGAVSVPRSRAQVQAYFAAVQPQLRCDARTVEVAAALLNPPLSSPAAAAASRLVFRAAQDLLPSWAAQMHGFRAAPARGPAIRLGVQGMGTALRWALPNGTEARARRRAAEILSAPAMQL, encoded by the coding sequence ATGCCCGACCTTCGCCTCGCTATCCAAGCCCAGGTGCGCCAACTGATGGGCCCAGGGCCAGCCGCCGAAGCGCCCGATCCCGGTGATGACGTCGGCCTGTTTGGCCCCGATGCAGCGTGCTGGCGCGTGCACGGCGATTTCACCAGCATGATGGTCGGCGGTGTCTCGGCCCTACTGCTGCAGATGTTGCATCCCGGCGCTTTGGCGGGCGTGTGGGACCACTCCAACTTTCGCCAGGACATGACAGGGCGTCTGCGACGCACCGCCCAATTCATCTCCGGCACCACCTATGGCTCGACTCTCAAGGCCACCAGCCTGATCGATCGCGTCCGGTCCATCCATGATCGGGTGTCTGGCCTGCTTGCGGACGGTACGGCCTATAGCGCCAATGATCCGGATCTTTTGACCTGGGTGCATGTGGCCGAAGTGAGCAGTTTCCTGCGCGCCTTTGTGCGCCATCGAGATCCGACCTTCTCGCCGGCGGACCAGGACCGCTATTTCGATGAAGTGGCCGTGATCGCCGAGCGGCTAGGCGCCGTCAGCGTTCCGCGCAGCCGCGCACAGGTCCAGGCCTATTTCGCCGCAGTGCAGCCTCAGCTGCGATGCGACGCGCGGACTGTCGAAGTCGCCGCCGCGCTTTTGAACCCTCCGTTGTCCAGCCCAGCCGCCGCGGCTGCTTCCCGCCTGGTTTTTCGGGCGGCGCAAGACCTGCTCCCATCTTGGGCGGCGCAGATGCATGGCTTCCGCGCCGCCCCTGCCCGTGGTCCCGCAATTCGATTGGGGGTCCAGGGCATGGGAACGGCCCTTCGTTGGGCATTGCCCAATGGCACCGAAGCGCGCGCTAGGCGGCGTGCGGCCGAAATCTTGAGCGCGCCAGCGATGCAACTTTAA
- a CDS encoding M24 family metallopeptidase encodes MQAAAFTAGAAVAPAALSQSASPAPISRDERMARIAKAQSLMRAAGLSGLLVEPGSTMVYFCGVDWWLSERPTVLLLPADGEACMITPAFEADRLRHLLQVPAQVRTWEEHENPFKLLADWTRELGMTKRSIGADVAVRFLISEPLARAGVHLTAGSAIVDGCRMIKSPAEIAIMQRAADITVAAYRQVGARIAAGMAPADITALMTTALRQGGAQRVSGHTLVGVASSFPHGGAPEPVRTGSVILMDFGCTLDGYYADISRTMVFGEPTALQRKVWNHVREGQMVAFEAARIGAPAGSVDDAVRRYYAGLGYTDGLAAPGLTHRTGHGIGLDVHEPINLVRGEATRLAPGMCFSNEPGLYHRGVFGMRIEDCMYLTEGGPRFFSTPPRSIDAPFF; translated from the coding sequence CGGTGGCGCCCGCTGCGTTGAGCCAATCAGCTAGCCCAGCTCCCATCAGTCGCGATGAACGCATGGCCAGGATAGCCAAGGCGCAGTCGCTCATGCGAGCTGCGGGTCTGTCTGGACTGCTCGTTGAGCCGGGCTCGACCATGGTCTACTTTTGCGGAGTCGATTGGTGGCTCAGCGAGCGCCCGACCGTGCTGCTGCTGCCGGCCGACGGCGAGGCCTGCATGATCACTCCGGCCTTTGAAGCGGATCGACTGCGGCATCTGCTGCAGGTCCCCGCTCAGGTGCGAACCTGGGAAGAGCACGAAAATCCCTTCAAGCTGCTCGCCGACTGGACGCGCGAGTTGGGCATGACCAAGCGTTCGATTGGCGCCGACGTCGCGGTCCGGTTTCTGATCAGCGAGCCCCTCGCCCGGGCCGGCGTCCACCTGACGGCCGGCTCGGCCATCGTCGATGGTTGCCGGATGATCAAATCGCCGGCGGAGATCGCGATCATGCAGCGGGCGGCCGACATCACCGTCGCCGCATACCGTCAGGTCGGCGCACGTATCGCGGCAGGCATGGCGCCAGCGGACATCACCGCCCTGATGACGACCGCCCTTCGCCAGGGAGGCGCGCAGCGAGTTTCCGGCCATACGCTCGTCGGCGTGGCCAGCAGCTTTCCACACGGCGGCGCTCCAGAGCCTGTCCGGACCGGCTCCGTCATCTTGATGGACTTTGGCTGCACGCTGGATGGCTACTACGCCGATATCTCGCGCACCATGGTGTTTGGAGAGCCCACTGCGCTGCAGCGCAAGGTCTGGAACCACGTGCGCGAGGGGCAGATGGTCGCCTTCGAAGCGGCTCGGATCGGCGCGCCCGCCGGGTCAGTCGATGACGCGGTGCGGCGTTACTATGCGGGGCTGGGCTATACCGATGGCCTCGCCGCGCCAGGGCTTACTCACCGGACCGGCCACGGCATCGGTCTGGATGTCCACGAGCCGATCAACCTCGTCCGCGGCGAGGCCACGCGCCTCGCGCCGGGAATGTGCTTTTCCAACGAGCCTGGCCTCTATCACCGCGGCGTATTTGGGATGCGCATCGAAGACTGCATGTATTTGACCGAAGGCGGACCGCGCTTTTTCTCCACCCCGCCCCGGTCGATAGACGCGCCCTTCTTCTAG